A genome region from Kineosporia corallincola includes the following:
- a CDS encoding 4-(cytidine 5'-diphospho)-2-C-methyl-D-erythritol kinase: MAATEAVIVRAPAKINLELRVGPVRDDGYHELATVFHAVGLFDDLTARATEPGAGVSITVDGIQAEDVPTDDSNLAVKAARLVAERIGLDSPDVAFELRKGIPVAGGMAGGSADAAAALVACDALWHAGLDREQLLEMAAELGSDVPFSLLGGTAIGSGRGELLTPVLARGEYIWVIALADHGLSTPGVYGKIDAMREAGEAPQPTPVPEINDDLMAALRAGDAEALGATLSNDLQPAALAQAPHLEKALEIGRKVGALGGIVSGSGPTTVFLARDSSHALDLAVALTASGAAADVRRAHGPVPGARLVESVRG; encoded by the coding sequence ATGGCGGCGACGGAAGCTGTGATCGTGCGTGCGCCCGCCAAGATCAATCTTGAGCTGCGGGTGGGCCCGGTCCGGGACGACGGATATCACGAGCTGGCCACGGTGTTCCACGCCGTCGGCCTGTTCGACGACCTGACGGCCCGGGCCACCGAGCCCGGTGCCGGGGTGTCGATCACGGTCGACGGCATCCAGGCCGAGGACGTGCCCACCGACGACTCCAACCTGGCGGTGAAGGCGGCCCGGCTGGTCGCCGAGCGGATCGGGCTGGACTCCCCGGACGTGGCGTTCGAGCTGCGCAAGGGCATCCCGGTGGCGGGCGGCATGGCCGGGGGGTCGGCCGACGCCGCTGCCGCGCTGGTGGCCTGCGACGCGCTCTGGCACGCCGGGCTGGACCGGGAGCAGCTGCTCGAGATGGCCGCGGAGCTGGGCTCCGACGTGCCGTTCAGCCTGCTCGGCGGCACTGCGATCGGCAGCGGCCGGGGCGAGCTGCTCACCCCGGTGCTGGCCCGCGGCGAGTACATCTGGGTGATCGCGCTGGCCGACCACGGCCTGTCCACCCCCGGGGTCTACGGCAAGATCGACGCGATGCGCGAGGCCGGCGAGGCGCCGCAGCCCACGCCGGTGCCGGAGATCAACGACGACCTGATGGCGGCGCTGCGGGCCGGTGACGCCGAGGCGCTCGGGGCCACCCTGAGCAACGACCTCCAGCCCGCCGCCCTGGCCCAGGCCCCGCACCTGGAGAAGGCCCTGGAGATCGGCCGCAAGGTCGGCGCGCTCGGCGGCATCGTGTCCGGGTCCGGCCCGACCACGGTGTTCCTGGCCCGCGACTCCAGTCATGCCCTCGACCTGGCGGTCGCCCTGACCGCCTCCGGTGCGGCGGCCGACGTGCGGCGCGCGCACGGCCCGGTACCCGGCGCTCGACTCGTCGAATCGGTGCGTGGATAA